One genomic region from Pelorhabdus rhamnosifermentans encodes:
- a CDS encoding DMT family transporter, producing the protein MSTTRIYVMMVFTALFWSGAFITGKLAIREFPAFSLTFFRFLFALPFIFAVLYWKERPHFFPNRKAWPSLILLGVMCTFLYHALFFSALQYTTAMNASLLGATNPMVTALLACLFFREKLGLLQVTGIVLSFSGVVLIVTDGGALFTSGLEVNPGDFLMFAAVSSWAVYALVSRKVMLLYKLSPLMMTAYTFLVCTIFAIPFVGWENPAVYWQGITFGGWLSVLYMAVFASVLGYLFQMMAIQQIGAPRTAIFMNLVPVFTVIQSMLILGESFSLLKAVSTFLILIGVYFATRPAKDSMPILVAVNSKNVR; encoded by the coding sequence ATGTCTACTACTCGTATCTATGTTATGATGGTTTTTACAGCTTTATTTTGGTCAGGGGCATTTATTACAGGGAAATTGGCAATCAGAGAATTTCCCGCTTTTTCCTTAACATTTTTTCGATTTCTCTTCGCACTGCCCTTTATTTTTGCTGTTCTTTACTGGAAAGAACGGCCGCATTTTTTTCCAAACAGGAAAGCATGGCCATCACTCATTTTGCTTGGCGTGATGTGTACCTTTCTTTATCATGCATTGTTTTTTTCTGCTTTGCAATATACAACAGCCATGAACGCCTCACTGCTTGGCGCCACTAATCCCATGGTGACAGCCTTATTGGCCTGTTTATTTTTCAGGGAAAAACTGGGTCTATTGCAAGTCACAGGCATTGTTTTATCCTTTAGTGGCGTCGTTCTCATTGTAACGGATGGTGGAGCTTTGTTTACATCAGGACTAGAGGTTAATCCGGGTGATTTTCTAATGTTTGCTGCTGTGTCCAGTTGGGCTGTTTATGCACTTGTTAGCAGGAAAGTCATGCTCCTTTATAAGCTTTCACCGCTGATGATGACAGCTTATACTTTTTTAGTCTGTACGATTTTTGCCATTCCCTTTGTAGGATGGGAAAATCCCGCTGTATACTGGCAAGGCATTACCTTTGGCGGCTGGCTGTCTGTTTTATATATGGCTGTGTTTGCATCCGTTCTGGGCTATTTATTTCAGATGATGGCGATTCAGCAGATTGGAGCTCCGCGGACGGCTATATTTATGAATCTTGTTCCTGTGTTTACTGTTATTCAGTCTATGCTGATTCTTGGGGAGTCTTTCAGTTTACTTAAGGCTGTCAGTACTTTTTTGATTCTTATTGGCGTTTATTTTGCGACGCGGCCAGCGAAAGATTCTATGCCGATTCTTGTTGCCGTAAATTCTAAAAATGTTCGTTAA
- a CDS encoding 2-isopropylmalate synthase, with protein sequence MADKRIYIFDTTLRDGEQTPGVSLGADDKLEIARALAKLKVDVIEAGFPVASPGDFAAVRKVATQIKGPVIAALARASRNDIHEAYEALKYAEQPLIHTFLATSDIHMEYKLKMTRAQVLSHISEAVRYARTLVDEVEFSAEDASRSNWDFLCMAYSQAIAAGATVINVPDTVGYMVPEEFAKLIVYLRENITDVDSVRMSVHCHDDLGMAVANSLAGIGAGALQIETAMNGLGERAGNAALEEVVMALATRKDYFGCVTGLDTQQIYRTSRLVSTLSGILTPPNKAIVGDNAFAHESGIHQHGVLNNVETYEIMRPESIGIKKSRLVLGKHSGRHAFEERLQELGYQCSEERIHELFMKFKELADRKKTIFDEDLEALITEKTTEIYEKFRLLSHQVISGNEAMATATVRIETDHGIIEKACAGSGPLDALFNAIAASMNQDIVLKDFQLKAVTSGEDALGEALVRVERDGRIYSGRGISTDIIESSAKAYLQAVNKLCAASGTVAANVGVN encoded by the coding sequence ATGGCTGACAAACGAATTTATATTTTTGACACGACACTGCGTGATGGCGAGCAAACGCCTGGCGTATCGCTCGGGGCCGATGACAAATTGGAGATTGCCCGGGCCTTGGCTAAATTGAAAGTGGATGTGATTGAAGCAGGATTTCCTGTTGCTTCACCAGGCGATTTTGCTGCTGTACGCAAGGTTGCTACACAGATTAAGGGGCCTGTTATTGCGGCTTTGGCGCGGGCCAGTCGCAATGATATTCATGAGGCCTATGAGGCTCTTAAATATGCGGAGCAGCCGCTGATTCATACTTTTTTGGCTACAAGCGATATTCATATGGAATATAAGCTGAAGATGACACGGGCACAGGTGTTGTCTCATATTAGCGAAGCTGTTCGTTACGCTCGTACACTTGTCGATGAGGTGGAATTTTCCGCTGAAGATGCGTCACGTTCCAATTGGGATTTTCTTTGCATGGCTTATAGCCAGGCTATTGCAGCAGGGGCTACTGTCATTAATGTGCCTGATACGGTGGGATATATGGTTCCCGAGGAATTTGCTAAACTGATTGTTTATTTGCGTGAAAATATTACGGATGTGGATAGCGTCAGAATGAGCGTACACTGCCACGATGATTTGGGCATGGCTGTGGCCAACTCATTAGCTGGAATCGGCGCGGGAGCGCTTCAGATTGAAACAGCGATGAATGGTCTTGGCGAACGTGCGGGGAATGCGGCTCTGGAGGAAGTGGTCATGGCCCTCGCTACTCGCAAGGATTATTTTGGCTGTGTAACAGGTCTTGATACACAGCAGATTTATCGCACTTCAAGGCTTGTCAGTACTTTGAGTGGTATTTTGACGCCCCCGAATAAAGCCATTGTAGGTGACAATGCTTTTGCCCATGAGTCAGGTATTCATCAGCATGGTGTGCTGAATAATGTGGAGACTTATGAAATTATGCGCCCTGAATCGATTGGCATTAAGAAAAGCCGCCTTGTTCTTGGTAAGCACAGCGGACGTCATGCTTTTGAAGAACGCCTGCAAGAACTGGGCTATCAATGTTCAGAGGAGCGCATTCACGAATTGTTTATGAAGTTTAAGGAATTGGCTGATCGTAAGAAAACAATTTTTGATGAAGACCTTGAGGCTTTGATTACCGAAAAAACGACCGAAATATACGAGAAGTTTAGACTGCTGTCTCATCAAGTTATTAGTGGTAATGAGGCGATGGCCACCGCTACGGTACGGATCGAGACAGATCATGGAATTATTGAAAAGGCCTGTGCGGGTTCAGGTCCGCTTGATGCACTCTTCAATGCGATTGCGGCTAGCATGAATCAGGATATTGTTTTGAAAGACTTTCAACTCAAAGCGGTAACTTCTGGGGAAGATGCCTTAGGTGAAGCCCTTGTCAGGGTGGAAAGAGACGGACGGATTTATAGTGGACGCGGCATTAGTACGGATATTATTGAATCAAGTGCGAAGGCCTATTTGCAGGCCGTAAATAAATTATGTGCAGCAAGTGGCACAGTTGCTGCTAATGTAGGAGTGAATTAG